The following are encoded in a window of Kogia breviceps isolate mKogBre1 chromosome 10, mKogBre1 haplotype 1, whole genome shotgun sequence genomic DNA:
- the XIRP1 gene encoding xin actin-binding repeat-containing protein 1 isoform X3 — protein sequence MAPRPTKSQAVGSNDQSAEPLKLSALSRNPTSPQQGPSPSGEKCMDGSQQGVPESPKILQGSQQELQGLLSQVQALEKEAKSTVDVRALRRLFEAVPQLRGAPPAPAAPNKPEASVEQAFGELTRVSTEVARLKEQTLARLLDIEEAVHKALSSMSSLQPGTNTRDHSQGPVKDHSAHKVSVTDSSRVRPNCPGQEVRSQTAVKSQTEITCHTEVQGQAKVRKHTEARSQTAPATPSTRRLETLIEESSLPRALPPSRDSPSSPTFITNESATRKLLEAPSPRCSPEVSVKSTHLPQDVGQAQLHQKDVWDKAGKKEATQCSEQPQNAPASASPLPTRRQKSVLELQTGPGGSQHYGATRTVTEQYERVDQCRTSVLTSPTTVTEPTEPPRGPGPHLGLHASPLMRQFLHSPTGLSTGLAEAGKVCVPSSHSQSAAQ from the coding sequence AGTCAGGCTGTGGGCAGCAATGACCAGAGCGCTGAGCCCCTCAAGCTCTCAGCTCTCAGCAGGAACCCCACCTCACCACAGCAGGGCCCTAGCCCCTCAGGAGAGAAGTGCATGGACGGTTCCCAGCAAGGGGTCCCTGAGAGCCCCAAGATTCTGCAGGGAAGCCAGCAAGAGCTCCAGGGCCTCCTGAGCCAGGTGCAAGCACTGGAGAAGGAGGCCAAAAGCACTGTGGATGTGCGGGCACTGAGGAGGCTCTTTGAGGCTGTGCCCCAGCTGAGAGGGGCCCCTCCAGCTCCCGCTGCCCCCAACAAGCCCGAGGCCTCAGTGGAGCAGGCCTTTGGGGAGCTGACAAGGGTCAGCACGGAGGTGGCCCGGCTGAAGGAACAGACCCTGGCCAGGCTGCTGGACATCGAGGAGGCCGTGCACAAGGCTCTCAGCTCCATGTCTAGCCTCCAGCCTGGGACTAACACCAGAGACCATTCTCAGGGACCTGTAAAGGACCACAGTGCCCACAAGGTCAGTGTCACAGACAGCAGTAGAGTCAGGCCCAACTGCCCAGGCCAGGAGGTCAGGAGTCAAACTGCAGTCAAGAGCCAAACTGAGATTACATGCCACACTGAGGTCCAGGGTCAGGCCAAGGTCAGAAAGCACACTGAGGCCAGAAGTCAAACAGCCCCAGCCACCCCTTCTACTCGGAGGCTGGAGACCTTGATTGAAGAGTCAAGCCTCCCTCGAGCATTACCTCCCAGCAGAGAttcaccctcctccccaacctTTATCACCAATGAGTCGGCCACTAGGAAGCTTCTGGAGGCTCCCAGCCCCAGGTGCAGCCCCGAGGTCTCAGTGAAAAGCACACACCTCCCCCAGGATGTGGGCCAGGCTCAGCTCCACCAGAAAGATGTCTGGGACAAGGCTGGGAAGAAAGAAGCCACCCAGTGCTCCGAACAGCCCCAGAATGCCCCTGCCTCAGCCAGCCCCCTGCCCACCAGGCGGCAGAAAAGTGTTCTGGAGCTGCAGACTGGGCCCGGTGGCTCCCAGCACTATGGAGCCACAAGAACAGTGACCGAGCAATATGAGAGGGTGGACCAGTGCAGGACCTCAGTGCTCACCTCCCCCACGACAGTCACTGAGCCCACAGAGCCGCCCAGGGGCCCAGGCCCCCACCTTGGGCTCCACGCCTCCCCCTTGATGAGGCAGTTCCTACACAGTCCAACCGGGCTCAGCACAGGCCTGGCAGAAGCTGGGAAGGTGTGTGTGCCCTCCAGCCACTCCCAGTCAGCTGCCCAGTGA